Proteins co-encoded in one Hyla sarda isolate aHylSar1 chromosome 4, aHylSar1.hap1, whole genome shotgun sequence genomic window:
- the LOC130368725 gene encoding C2 calcium-dependent domain-containing protein 4C-like, giving the protein MWLLEKLKVPEMQGQICDLTPRGAHPDKGQRPIPCPNVLTPDRIPEFCIPPLLSSQRGMRIKSLYRSVPDLSGATFGTGGVNTPHTHIIQVDSAEEALEEESTNADPQAQAALSLPHLPKAQTSYGFCTLLESPNTRRKESLFHNDPASLPILLPKSRLNTSAWQWASSCSSFSTLKLRSLSRSGTLDSETSSSTDSSPFSSPLLHRSPPRCNSLLKAISQDKIFSKALRRKGKSGLSRNNSLSADECSSTDSSPNIIRRLSDGMMDSVFPMDLLYSRGRFMAENAVLLENGGSLRLSTEYCSEAQRLRVRLISVEGLYQPDTDPKTINCFVTLSITPGKQQKQRSTVIRRSRNPIFNEDFFFENVFQTQLHSRSLKVKVINKMCSMKRDCTLGQTELPLLSILSP; this is encoded by the coding sequence ATGTGGCTTTTGGAGAAGCTGAAAGTACCAGAAATGCAGGGACAAATCTGTGATCTCACACCAAGAGGAGCCCATCCTGACAAGGGCCAGCGTCCAATACCTTGCCCTAATGTATTAACTCCAGATAGAATCCCTGAGTTCTGTATCCCTCCTCTGCTTTCATCTCAGAGGGGTATGAGAATAAAATCTCTTTATAGATCTGTTCCTGACCTCTCTGGAGCAACTTTTGGAACCGGAGGTGttaacacaccacacacacatattattcaGGTGGACAGTGCTGAAGAAGCCCTCGAGGAAGAAAGTACAAATGCTGACCCCCAGGCACAAGCagccctttccttgccacatctTCCCAAAGCTCAAACTTCTTATGGATTCTGTACCCTACTAGAAAGCCCAAACACCAGAAGGAAAGAATCTCTCTTCCACAATGACCCTGCCAGCCTTCCAATTTTGCTGCCTAAGTCACGCTTAAACACATCTGCATGGCAATGGGCATCCTCTTGTAGTAGTTTCTCAACTTTAAAACTGAGGTCACTGAGCCGCTCTGGCACCTTGGACAGCGAAACCTCATCCTCTACAGACTCTTCACCATTTAGTTCACCTCTGCTTCACAGATCCCCACCTAGATGTAACTCTTTGCTGAAAGCTATAAGCCAGGACAAGATCTTCTCCAAAGCACTCAGAAGGAAAGGGAAGTCCGGGCTGTCTAGAAATAATTCACTTTCAGCTGATGAATGTAGTTCCACAGATAGCAGTCCAAATATCATTCGGAGACTGTCTGATGGAATGATGGATTCTGTCTTTCCAATGGATCTTTTGTATTCTAGAGGCAGATTTATGGCAGAAAATGCTGTGTTGCTAGAAAATGGAGGTTCTCTTCGTTTATCTACAGAATATTGCTCTGAAGCACAGAGGTTGCGTGTCCGACTCATAAGTGTTGAAGGACTTTACCAACCAGATACTGACCCCAAAACCATCAACTGTTTTGTGACACTGTCCATTACTCCTGGAAAACAACAGAAGCAGCGAAGTACTGTAATCCGAAGGAGTAGAAACCCCATCTTCAATGAGGACTTTTTCTTTGAGAATGTATTTCAAACACAGCTACATAGCCGAAGTCTTAAAGTTAAGGTCATCAACAAAATGTGCAGCATGAAAAGAGACTGTACTCTCGGACAAACTGAACTTCCTTTGCTTAGCATCCTTTCCCCATGA